Proteins found in one Effusibacillus pohliae DSM 22757 genomic segment:
- a CDS encoding ABC transporter permease, giving the protein MAMYKPGRIVLSILIAAMLVYLFLPLVSIFISKNPVLLLEKLNTPLSIQALWLSVRTTFVSLLLIALFGTPLAYWLAKNEFRGKKWLEVALQMPIVAPPAVAGVGLLLVFGKKGLLGDMLSVWGIGIPFTSIAVVLAQLFMSAPFFVAAARQAFAAVDDQLIAVSRTLGVSRWKTFFRVTVPLALPGLLSGIALSWARALGEFGATMMFAGNLPGKTQTLPLAIFTAMESDADVAVAISALLLTVSFLLLMLVGLVDSRMRGVLSVREKGDV; this is encoded by the coding sequence ATGGCAATGTACAAACCCGGCCGGATCGTTCTGTCGATTTTGATCGCCGCGATGCTGGTCTATCTGTTTTTGCCACTGGTTTCGATTTTTATCAGCAAAAATCCCGTCCTGCTGCTTGAAAAATTGAACACCCCCCTGTCCATCCAGGCGCTGTGGCTGAGCGTCCGCACCACATTCGTCAGCCTGCTACTGATCGCCCTGTTCGGTACGCCGCTTGCCTACTGGCTGGCGAAAAACGAGTTTCGCGGTAAAAAATGGCTGGAAGTCGCCCTGCAGATGCCGATTGTGGCGCCGCCTGCAGTAGCGGGTGTCGGGCTGCTGCTGGTGTTTGGGAAAAAAGGGCTGTTGGGGGACATGCTGTCCGTGTGGGGAATCGGGATTCCGTTCACTTCGATCGCTGTCGTGTTGGCCCAACTGTTTATGTCCGCCCCATTTTTCGTGGCCGCGGCCAGGCAAGCGTTCGCGGCGGTGGACGATCAATTGATCGCCGTTTCCCGAACGCTGGGCGTTTCGCGCTGGAAAACATTTTTCCGCGTCACCGTCCCGCTCGCCCTGCCGGGTTTGCTGTCCGGCATCGCGTTAAGCTGGGCGCGCGCGTTGGGCGAGTTTGGCGCGACGATGATGTTTGCCGGAAATCTGCCGGGGAAGACACAGACTCTGCCGCTTGCGATTTTTACCGCGATGGAATCGGACGCCGACGTGGCGGTGGCGATTTCCGCCTTGCTGTTGACCGTTTCGTTTCTGTTGCTGATGCTGGTCGGTCTCGTTGACAGCCGCATGCGAGGGGTGCTTTCCGTGCGCGAGAAAGGGGATGTATAG